In the Pseudomonas sp. DTU_2021_1001937_2_SI_NGA_ILE_001 genome, one interval contains:
- a CDS encoding phage holin, lambda family has product MPDKPDTWARIYLALSDPLWQGVIMAAVISFLRVLYDARETKPWRILLESLICGCLSLVASTIIEWLAWPASLSVAAGGAIGFLGVTAIRELMMRIINRKADSV; this is encoded by the coding sequence ATGCCTGACAAACCAGACACCTGGGCTCGAATCTACCTGGCTCTCTCGGATCCGCTATGGCAGGGCGTAATCATGGCCGCAGTCATCTCGTTCTTGCGCGTGCTGTACGACGCGAGGGAAACCAAGCCCTGGCGGATCCTGCTCGAATCGCTGATCTGTGGCTGCCTGAGCCTGGTGGCGTCGACGATCATCGAGTGGCTGGCCTGGCCCGCAAGCCTGTCGGTCGCCGCCGGCGGTGCCATCGGCTTCCTCGGGGTAACCGCGATCCGCGAGCTGATGATGCGGATCATCAACCGCAAGGCGGATTCAGTATGA